One genomic region from Anticarsia gemmatalis isolate Benzon Research Colony breed Stoneville strain chromosome 7, ilAntGemm2 primary, whole genome shotgun sequence encodes:
- the Gdi gene encoding GDP dissociation inhibitor: MDEEYDAIVLGTGLKECILSGMLSVSGKKVLHIDRNKYYGGESASITPLEELFAKFNAPAPDETYGRGRDWNVDLIPKLLMANGLLVKLLIHTGVTRYLEFKSVEGSYVYKGGKISKVPVDQKEALASDLMGMFEKRRFRNFLIYVQDFQEDDAKTWKDFDPSQANMQSLYDKFGLDKNTQDFTGHALALYLNDNYLQQPAIQTIRRIKLYSDSLARYGKSPYLYPMYGLGELPQGFARLSAIYGGTYMLDKPIDEIVLGEGGKVVGVRSGNEVAKCKQVYCDPSYVPDRVRKKGQVIRCICLLDHPIPNTKDALSTQIIIPQKQVGRHSDIYISVVSYTHQVAAKGWFIAMVSTTVETKDPESEIKPGLDLLGPIRQKFVSVTDYYEPIDDGTQSQIFVSESYDATTHFETTCLDVIKIYKYGTGEDFDFSKVKVELGEEEQ, translated from the coding sequence ATGGATGAAGAATACGACGCGATAGTTCTTGGAACTGGTTTGAAGGAGTGCATTCTCAGTGGAATGCTTTCCGTATCCGGGAAAAAGGTATTGCACATTGATCGTAATAAGTACTACGGTGGAGAATCTGCGTCAATTACCCCGTTAGAAGAATTGTTCGCAAAGTTCAACGCTCCGGCCCCGGATGAAACATACGGTCGAGGCCGCGACTGGAATGTAGATTTAATTCCTAAACTGCTGATGGCCAATGGCCTTCTCGTGAAGTTACTGATTCACACGGGTGTGACCCGATATTTGGAGTTCAAGTCGGTGGAAGGTAGCTATGTCTACAAGGGTGGAAAAATCTCTAAGGTTCCTGTCGATCAAAAGGAGGCCCTGGCATCTGATCTCATGGGCATGTTTGAGAAGAGGCGGTTCCGTAACTTCCTAATTTACGTTCAAGACTTCCAGGAGGATGACGCTAAGACCTGGAAAGACTTTGACCCAAGCCAGGCCAACATGCAGTCCCTCTATGACAAATTTGGTCTAGATAAGAACACTCAAGATTTCACTGGGCATGCTTTGGCCCTGTACCTCAATGATAACTACCTCCAGCAACCTGCCATCCAAACTATCCGGCGTATCAAACTGTACTCTGACTCTCTTGCTAGATATGGAAAGTCTCCTTACTTATATCCCATGTATGGTTTAGGTGAATTGCCCCAAGGCTTTGCTCGCCTGTCTGCTATCTATGGAGGCACTTACATGTTGGACAAACCTATTGATGAAATTGTTCTTGGAGAAGGAGGAAAGGTTGTTGGAGTGCGCTCAGGTAATGAAGTAGCTAAGTGTAAGCAAGTGTACTGTGACCCTAGCTATGTTCCTGACCGTGTCCGCAAGAAGGGTCAGGTGATCCGCTGCATCTGTTTGTTGGATCATCCCATACCTAACACAAAAGATGCTTTATCTACTCAGATCATCATTCCTCAGAAGCAAGTAGGCAGGCATTCTGATATCTATATATCGGTGGTTTCCTACACTCACCAAGTTGCTGCTAAAGGCTGGTTTATTGCTATGGTGTCTACAACTGTTGAGACTAAGGATCCTGAATCTGAAATTAAGCCTGGTCTAGATCTTCTAGGCCCCATCAGGCAGAAGTTTGTTTCTGTCACAGACTACTATGAACCCATTGATGATGGCACTCAGAGCCAAATCTTTGTATCTGAGTCATATGATGCTACTACACATTTTGAGACTACTTGCTTAGATGTgattaaaatatacaagtatGGCACAGGAGAAGACTTTGACTTCTCCAAAGTTAAAGTTGAACTTGGAGAGGAAGAACAatga